The Solanum dulcamara chromosome 2, daSolDulc1.2, whole genome shotgun sequence region AGtgtctttacttattttcaCTAACCCTAgcattctctctttctctctctagaccttacctttctctctctatagaCCAAACCCTAACAACGCCATGGCGTCACGGAGGCTCATGGCCTCTCTCCTCCGATCAACCGCCCAGCGCGGTGGCGCTATTTCTAGATCTCCATTGGcaaattccattcccaaaactacTTCACGCGCCTCCCCTACGGGATTCCTCTTAAATCGTGCTGTTAAGTACGCTACCTCAGCTGCTGCTCCGGCTGATAAGTCAGCGACTCCTCCTAAATCCACTGGTAATGAGCCTACCGGTAAGATCACCGATGAATTCACTGGCGCTGGTGCGGTCGGGAAAGTGTGTCAGGTTATTGGTGCTGTCGTGGATGTGAGATTCGATGAAGGTTTGCCTCCGATCCTTACTGCTCTTGAGGTTCTGGATAACCAGATCCGCCTTGTGCTTGAGGTTGCTCAGCATTTGGGTGAGAATATGGTTAGGACTATTGCTATGGATGGTACTGAAGGTCTTGTGCGTGGTCAACGCGTCCTTAACACTGGGTCTCCTATCACTGTGAGTAATctgaaattatttattttcagtCTATTACGTTCCAAAGATATTTACTTTACTGGTTCAGAACTTGCGTTCCTCTCTTTGTATAAGATTGTCGTCAATAGCGTTGGAATTCAGGAGTTTAGAAATGTGAGAGTGATCTCTTTTATGTGGTGGCTAGAAAACGATTTTATTTGATAATTCTACAAGATCTGTGGTTTTATTATACTACTTTAATGAAATGTTTTGTTGATCTAGATATTATTAATCATAGGTTGATTAATTGTAGagccattatttttatatatattgcaGTCTGTCGAAGCTGTAAATCTGTAACTAGAGCAGGGTCTATCTCATATAGGTGCTTATGATTATCTAATTGTAAAGGACATTTCTTTACTCCTGAATGTAGTACATATGTTAGATTGTGGTATTTTGGATCCTCATGTGTGGGAAAATATTGGCTTTCCTTGTAGAAGCTGTATTTTTCCTTGTATGGAGTACCTTGGGTGCTCTACATGGGCCTCTATTGGTTTGTGGAGTTACAAATGTTTCTTCTCCATCAAATGAGATACTGGTCATTGCTTCAATTAATACACGAGTTTGCCACTGTATTACTATAAGAAACTCATTTTGTTTTGTGAGATGTGAAAAAGTACTTTTTCCACTTATTTTCTTCCACTTGAATGATAAAAAACTCCTGCTCTGCAACTTGGTTTTTCCTCCTATCATTGATGTTCTCCAAAATTGTTTTGTTTGTCCCTCCTTCTCTCCCGGGGAACATAGCTGTTTCTTACTTATTTATCATTGCCTTTTATGTGTGAGTTCAGTCTTAAAATCTTTGTTGTCTTTCTTCTGTTTTCTCCCTAAATGAAAAATTATTGAGTAATGGACTGAAACATGTCAAAATAGATATTTGAGAATTTATATAGCTGACCCAGCTTATTTGAGTTGAGGTGCAGTAGTTGATGTTTTGTCTCAGTTGTTATCCTTCTTTCAGTGGGAATATGGGTTGTAGATCCATTTGCCATTCACTTACTACTTTTTTGTGCTGAAATGATGGTTTCCTTGTGATGGCAGGTCCCTGTTGGTAGGTCCACCCTTGGCCGTATTATGAATGTCATTGGAGAGCCTATTGACGAGAGAGGCGACATTAGTAAGTCCTAAATGCTTTATCCCTTGTTTTATTTGTTCCATGTGAACAGTTCTCAAAGTTGCATCTCTATCTCTAAAAATTGCTGCAGAAACGGATCACTTTTTGCCAATTCATCGTGAGGCTCCTGCCTTTGTTGAGCAGGCAACTGAACAACAAATTCTTGTTACCGGTATCAAGGTATGCTAGTCATAGAATTTTGTTCAATGTTCTCGTATGTATCTATCTCCCTTTTTGAGCATATAATGGTTCCTGAATTGTAAATTCTTCTCGACGTTATGACAATGCCAATTTCATTATGTCTGCTTGACTTCTGACCAGGTTGTTGATCTTCTTGCCCCTTACCAAAGGGGAGGAAAGATTGGGCTTTTTGGTGGTGCTGGCGTGGGAAAGACCGTGCTTATTATGGAACTGATTAACAACGTTGCAAAGGCACACGGTTAGTGCTGCTTCCGAGttatcttcctattatttcaaatataagTCAGTGTGAAGCCTATCTGAATGAGGCTCAATTCTTTTCAGGTGGTTTCTCCGTCTTTGCTGGTGTTGGTGAACGCACTCGTGAGGGCAACGATTTGTACAGGGAAATGATTGAAAGTGGTGTTATTAAGCTTGGTGAAAAGCAAGTAAGTGTCCTATTTAGTCAGAATTAATTGCTATACCCCTTTATTCCACAGTGTTATCCCATGTTGACATTTTGTCTTATTGGCTTGATAAGAGTGAAAGCAAGTGTGCTCTTGTATATGGTCAAATGAATGAGCCCCCTGGTGCTCGTGCCCGTGTTGGCCTTACAGGATTGACTGTGGCTGAGCACTTCAGAGATGCTGAGGGGCAAGATGTGCTTCTTTTTATTGACAACATTTTCAGATTTACACAGGTTGGCTTGCTATGATTGCTGACGTTCTCTTATTTTTTATACAACTCTACCATTGCTTACTAGTTGCTTTTGTATGAAAACAGGCTAACTCAGAGGTCTCTGCTTTGCTTGGTCGTATCCCATCTGCTGTCGGTTATCAACCAACTTTGGCTACAGATCTTGGAGGTCTTCAAGAGCGTATCACTACAACCAAGAAAGGTTCTATTACATCTGTTCAGGCTATCTATGTGCCTGCTGATGACTTGACAGATCCCGCCCCTGCAACTACCTTTGCTCACTTGGATGCCACAACTGTGTTGTCCCGTCAAGTATGATGCCATTTCTTAACTTGCACTATAACGTTATTTTTCACTCCTAGTAAAGTTCAGTTAAAATTTTCTGACGTCATATATTTTGGATACCAGATTTCTGAGCTTGGTATTTATCCTGCTGTTGATCCACTTGATTCTACATCTCGTATGCTCTCACCTCACATTTTGGGAGAAGATCATTACAATACTGCTCGTGGGGTACAGAAAGTTCTTCAAAACTACAAGAATCTTCAAGATATTATTGCCATTTTGGGTATGGATGAGCTGAGTGAAGATGATAAGATGACTGTTGCCCGTGCACGTAAGATCCAGAGATTCCTTAGTCAGCCTTTCCATGTTGCCGAAGTTTTCACGGGTGCTCCTGGAAAATATGTTGACTTGAAGGAGAGCATTAACAGTTTCCAGGTAACGAATCTCAATTTGGAATCTTGTTCACTTGTTGTAAGATACTGTGGTTGGTTAGAAGTTAGAGCTCATCAAAAAGAAATTTGTCACTTAGATCTTAAAGCATCCTATACTTGGCAGGCTTACCATGGAaacaatttttcttttactaCACCTTTTGTTACCCGTTATTCCTCGGAATGCATAGTCCACTTTCTCAGCTAGTTGAGATAATGTTTCATGAATTAAATGTTGCTA contains the following coding sequences:
- the LOC129879887 gene encoding ATP synthase subunit beta, mitochondrial-like, with product MASRRLMASLLRSTAQRGGAISRSPLANSIPKTTSRASPTGFLLNRAVKYATSAAAPADKSATPPKSTGNEPTGKITDEFTGAGAVGKVCQVIGAVVDVRFDEGLPPILTALEVLDNQIRLVLEVAQHLGENMVRTIAMDGTEGLVRGQRVLNTGSPITVPVGRSTLGRIMNVIGEPIDERGDIKTDHFLPIHREAPAFVEQATEQQILVTGIKVVDLLAPYQRGGKIGLFGGAGVGKTVLIMELINNVAKAHGGFSVFAGVGERTREGNDLYREMIESGVIKLGEKQSESKCALVYGQMNEPPGARARVGLTGLTVAEHFRDAEGQDVLLFIDNIFRFTQANSEVSALLGRIPSAVGYQPTLATDLGGLQERITTTKKGSITSVQAIYVPADDLTDPAPATTFAHLDATTVLSRQISELGIYPAVDPLDSTSRMLSPHILGEDHYNTARGVQKVLQNYKNLQDIIAILGMDELSEDDKMTVARARKIQRFLSQPFHVAEVFTGAPGKYVDLKESINSFQGVLDGKYDDLSEQSFYMVGGIEEVIAKAEKIAKESAA